Proteins encoded together in one Syntrophorhabdaceae bacterium window:
- a CDS encoding DUF5659 domain-containing protein, translating into MAETRKINLLDIYLSSFLSLHGIEPALELKSGKVVFTFEADDQVYRLMNLFNGNVDVPVADFVTTVKTLRGKMLSAKETRNGNGEWYGQSFIR; encoded by the coding sequence GAGACACGGAAAATCAATCTTCTCGATATTTATCTTTCCTCTTTCCTCTCACTACACGGTATAGAACCAGCGCTCGAACTCAAAAGCGGCAAAGTGGTCTTCACCTTTGAAGCAGACGATCAGGTGTATCGGCTGATGAATCTCTTCAATGGTAATGTTGATGTTCCGGTGGCCGACTTTGTGACTACCGTGAAAACCCTTCGTGGAAAAATGCTCTCCGCGAAGGAAACAAGAAATGGAAATGGGGAATGGTATGGACAATCCTTTATCCGATAA